Proteins from a single region of Belliella baltica DSM 15883:
- a CDS encoding aldehyde dehydrogenase family protein, which produces MNQNFNSIAIDSTFNSQKSKSISLRNSTTAERVRQLEKLQDWIKSHLEDIRKAIYADFKKPYPEIDASEIFVVTSEIKHAIKNLASWMSPKKVSTPTPMLGSKAHIQYEPKGTTLIIAPWNYPFNLAIGPLVSALAAGCTAIVKPSELTPHTSALIRRMIEEIYEPELVAVVEGEVEVAQYLLSKPFDHIFFTGSPAVGKIIMKAAAENLASVTLELGGKSPAIVDSDVDIQDAASKIVWGKYVNCGQTCIAPDYILVQENIKNELIEAIHSKINEMYDPKIKGIDESKDYARIVNDKHLKRLKHLLDDANRKGAKIAVGGKIIETENYFEPTVMIDLTEEMDVMQEEIFGPILPIITYSSIEEAINYINEKSKPLALYIFSNSKNVSETILTQTSSGGAVVNDCVVHFLQNELPFGGVNNSGIGKAHGHFGFLSFSNEKAILEQRVGLTPSKSLYPPYNFITKKISQALLKWF; this is translated from the coding sequence ATGAATCAAAATTTTAACTCAATAGCAATAGATAGCACTTTCAATTCCCAAAAATCAAAATCTATTTCACTTAGAAATTCCACAACTGCTGAAAGAGTCCGACAACTCGAAAAACTTCAAGATTGGATCAAATCTCACTTGGAAGATATTCGAAAAGCAATCTATGCTGACTTCAAAAAGCCATACCCAGAAATTGATGCTTCGGAAATCTTTGTCGTCACTTCGGAAATCAAACATGCCATAAAAAATCTAGCGTCTTGGATGAGTCCAAAAAAGGTATCTACTCCAACGCCTATGTTGGGAAGTAAGGCTCATATTCAGTATGAACCAAAAGGAACCACGTTGATCATTGCACCTTGGAATTATCCATTCAATTTGGCTATTGGTCCACTCGTCTCCGCACTTGCTGCGGGATGTACTGCGATTGTCAAACCATCAGAACTGACTCCACATACCTCTGCTTTGATAAGGAGAATGATTGAAGAAATCTATGAACCTGAATTGGTAGCTGTAGTTGAAGGTGAAGTAGAAGTTGCTCAGTATTTATTATCCAAGCCATTTGATCATATTTTCTTTACAGGAAGTCCCGCTGTAGGGAAAATCATCATGAAAGCTGCTGCCGAAAATCTAGCATCAGTGACTTTAGAACTAGGAGGAAAGTCACCTGCAATAGTCGACTCAGACGTTGATATTCAAGACGCAGCCTCCAAGATAGTCTGGGGAAAATATGTCAACTGTGGTCAAACTTGTATCGCTCCTGACTATATATTGGTACAGGAAAACATCAAAAATGAACTGATTGAAGCTATTCATAGTAAAATCAATGAAATGTACGATCCTAAAATCAAAGGTATAGATGAATCCAAGGATTATGCAAGAATTGTCAACGATAAGCATCTTAAAAGACTGAAACACTTACTGGATGATGCTAATCGCAAAGGGGCAAAAATTGCAGTTGGAGGGAAAATAATAGAAACTGAGAATTATTTCGAACCAACTGTTATGATAGATCTAACTGAAGAAATGGATGTCATGCAGGAGGAAATATTCGGCCCAATTCTCCCAATTATCACTTATTCATCAATTGAGGAAGCGATCAATTATATCAATGAAAAATCAAAACCACTTGCTTTATATATCTTTTCAAATTCCAAAAATGTCTCTGAAACAATTCTAACTCAAACTTCTTCAGGAGGTGCCGTAGTCAACGATTGTGTGGTTCACTTTCTTCAGAATGAACTTCCTTTTGGAGGTGTAAATAATTCTGGGATTGGGAAAGCTCACGGACACTTTGGATTCCTTTCATTTAGCAATGAAAAGGCAATTCTAGAACAACGCGTAGGATTAACCCCTTCAAAATCCCTCTATCCTCCTTATAATTTTATAACTAAGAAAATCTCTCAAGCACTTTTGAAATGGTTCTAA